Proteins from a single region of Ziziphus jujuba cultivar Dongzao chromosome 1, ASM3175591v1:
- the LOC107404726 gene encoding galactan beta-1,4-galactosyltransferase GALS3 has product MVKERVEKKMSVKFVWSYAAELKLLLTALLILCSLATLLQFLPSRFTISTSDLRVCISRVVSQNSSQTQNQTLLLALAAAAPPPLPPPPIPSPPSVAVDKDRLLPNGALKRVFNPYGSAAYNFITMGAYRGGLNTFAIVGLASKPLHLYGKPTYQCQWVPDLNSSEPISGVSYKVLPDWGYGRVYTVVVVNCTFSVPVNADNSGGKLVLYASTSGGGDRNFNITDRIEALTEIPGSLDATVFTSSPKYDYLYCGSSLYGTLSPQRVREWLAYHVRLFGPRSHFVIHDAGGVHEEVMEVLKPWMELGYVTLQDIRDQERFDGYYHNQFMVVNDCLHRYKFMAKWMFFFDVDEYIYVPPKNTIKSVLDSLSDYSQFTIEQMPMSSKLCLTDDAGRTYRRWGFEKLVYRDVKKGIRRDRKYAVQPRAVYATGVHMSQNIGGKTTHKTEGRIKYFHYHGTIAVRREPCRNLLNLTQITFEKTPYVLDTTMRDIAFTIKKFELKMIGSRLQKTRQ; this is encoded by the exons ATGGTTAAAGAAAGAGTGGAGAAGAAGATGTCTGTGAAGTTCGTATGGAGCTATGCGGCGGAGCTTAAGCTCTTATTGACAGCTTTGCTCATTCTCTGCAGTTTAGCCACCCTCCTCCAGTTCCTTCCTTCACGTTTCACCATCTCCACCTCTGATCTCCGTGTCTGTATTTCCAGAGTAGTTTCCCAAAACTCCTCCCAAACCCAGAACCAGACACTTCTTCTGGCTTTGGCGGCGGCTGCCCCACCGCCTCTCCCTCCTCCGCCGATCCCATCTCCCCCGTCCGTCGCGGTCGACAAAGATCGACTCCTTCCCAATGGCGCTCTCAAGCGCGTTTTCAACCCTTACGGTTCCGCCGCTTACAACTTCATCACCATGGGAGCTTACAGAGGAGGTCTCAACACTTTCGCCATTGTCGGTCTGGCTTCGAAACCACTTCATCTGTACGGAAAACCGACCTATCAATGCCAGTGGGTTCCGGACCTCAACTCCTCCGAACCCATCTCCGGCGTCAGCTACAAGGTCCTTCCCGACTGGGGTTACGGGAGGGTCTACACTGTCGTCGTTGTTAACTGCACTTTCTCTGTTCCGGTGAACGCCGACAACTCTGGCGGGAAGTTAGTGCTCTACGCCTCCACATCCGGCGGTGGCGACCGGAATTTCAACATCACGGACAGAATCGAAGCTCTGACGGAAATTCCGGGAAGCTTGGACGCCACCGTTTTCACTTCAAGTCCGAAGTACGACTACTTGTACTGCGGGTCATCGTTGTACGGAACTCTCAGTCCTCAGAGAGTGAGGGAATGGTTGGCGTACCATGTGAGACTATTCGGGCCGAGATCCCACTTCGTGATTCACGACGCCGGGGGGGTCCACGAGGAGGTGATGGAGGTTTTGAAGCCGTGGATGGAGTTGGGCTACGTGACATTGCAGGATATCAGGGACCAAGAGAGGTTCGATGGGTATTACCACAACCAGTTCATGGTGGTGAATGATTGCTTGCACAGGTACAAGTTCATGGCCAAATGGATGTTCTTCTTTGATGTGGATGAGTATATTTATGTGCCCCCCAAAAACACTATCAAATCTGTGCTCGATTCGCTCTCCGATTATTCCCAATTCACCATTGAACAGATGCCAATGAGCAGTAAGCTCTGCCTCACCGATGATGCTGGAAGAACTTACAG GAGATGGGGTTTTGAGAAACTTGTATATAGAGATGTGAAAAAAGGAATAAGGAGGGACCGCAAGTACGCGGTGCAGCCGCGAGCTGTATATGCCACGGGGGTGCACATGTCGCAAAACATAGGAGGCAAGACAACGCACAAGACGGAGGGCCGGATCAAATATTTCCATTATCACGGCACCATCGCAGTGCGCCGCGAACCCTGCCGGAACCTCCTCAATTTGACACAGATCACCTTTGAAAAAACCCCTTATGTTTTGGACACAACAATGCGTGACATTGCTTTCACCATCAAGAAATTTGAGCTCAAAATGATCGGATCCAGACTACAGAAGACTCGTCAATGA
- the LOC107404725 gene encoding uncharacterized protein LOC107404725 has protein sequence MATKGSMKGFYRQKKKSGIAKASSKKSSAPKSKPHASFTLGSDVAQPPALFSHGSPDLQDDYDEKEELLRQFDLNMAYGPCAGMTRLARWERASKLGMNPPQEIGALLKASNVRSQSLWDDRI, from the exons atggcgaCGAAAGGGAGCATGAAGGGTTTCTACAggcagaagaagaagagtggAATAGCAAAGGCTTCTTCCAAGAAATCATCGGCCCCAAAATCAAAACCCCACGCTTCTTTCACTCTGGGCTCCGATGTTGCCCAGCCTCCTGCTCTCTTTTCCCATGGCTCTCCTGACCTTcaag ATGATTATGATGAGAAAGAGGAGCTTCTGAGGCAATTCGACCTGAACATGGCGTATGGACCCTGCGCTGGGATGACAAGACTGGCTCGGTGGGAGCGTGCATCTAAATTAGGCATGAACCCTCCTCAAGAAATTGGGGCTCTTTTGAAAGCTAGCAATGTTCGCTCACAGTCCTTGTGGGATGATCGCATTTAG